DNA sequence from the Thermodesulfobacteriota bacterium genome:
CCATAAAGATCCAGCCCTTTTCAACAATTTCCATATAAGGCCTTATATCATCTCCAACGAATGCAAAGCCCAAACCGAATGCGTGGATCTCTATGTGTTTTAGAATATGCGGACAAACTTTCTGTTCTCCTGATCTTCCCCCCTCCTTTATAAACTCAACCATGAGTGTTTTCATTCCGTATCCTGCGGCTCTTAACGCACAGCCCAGCGCTGCAGTTGTTTTGCCTTTACCATCTCCGGTAAAGACGATGATAAGACCCTTCTTCCCCCCCTTCATTTTTACCCCCCTTAAAACCTAGTAATTAGCCTTTAATGCATCCCAGAGGGAGAATCTTAGCCACTAGCTTCGATATTCCTGCGTTGTGTACGACTTTAACAACACTCGATACATCCTTATAGGCATCCGGGATCTCTTCAAGAAGAGTATCCCTTGTTGCAGCCCTAACGTATATCCCTTTATTTTCAAGTTCCTTTTTTATTTCGCGTCCCTTTGCTGTCTTTATCGCTTCATTCCTGCTCATTATACGGCCTGCCCCATGGCATGTGCTGCCAAAAGTCTCTTCCATCGCCTTTTTTGTTCCACAAAGTACGTAAGATGCTCTTCCCATGTCGCCCGGTATGATTACAGGCTGGCCGAATTTCCTGTACTTTTCGGGAAGTATTTTCTCGTTCGGACCGAAGGCTCTAGTTGCCCCTTTTCTGTGGACACAAACCTTAACTTCGGTGTTTTCGACCTTGTGGGTCTCGATCTTTGCGATGTTGTGACAGACATCGTACACAACCTCAAGCCCTAGTTTTTCATAACCTTGACCGAATATTTGCTCGAAGGTCTCCCTCACCCAGTGAGTTATCATCTGTCGATTAGCGAATGCGTAATTTGCGGCTGCAGCCATAGCCGCGAGGTACTTTTTTCCTTCAGGAGATCGAACGGGCGCGCAGCAAAGCTGCCTATCCGGGAGATATATGCCGTATCTCTCGGAGGCCTTCAGCATCTCTTTTATGTAATCGTCGCATATCTGATATCCGAACCCTCTCGATCCCGTATGAATAAGCACAGTTAGCTGTCCTTTAAAGAGACCGAATGCCTTCGCTATCTCCTCGTCGTATATCTCTTCTACGACTCCTAGTTCAACGAAGTGGTTCCCCGAACCAACCGTGCCTAGCTGATCCTTTCCCCTCTCGTAAGCTTTTTCGGATACGGAGTCCGGATCAGCTCCTTCTATCCTTCCAGAGTCCTCTATGCACTCCAGATCCCCCATCTTTCC
Encoded proteins:
- a CDS encoding cob(I)yrinic acid a,c-diamide adenosyltransferase gives rise to the protein MKGGKKGLIIVFTGDGKGKTTAALGCALRAAGYGMKTLMVEFIKEGGRSGEQKVCPHILKHIEIHAFGLGFAFVGDDIRPYMEIVEKGWIFMEEELKKGNYDLLILDELNVVLNLKLLPFEKVHNFLVEKDEKLHVIITGKDAPKELIKMADIVTEMREVKNLSKAYGAICGLDI
- a CDS encoding RtcB family protein, with product MAEEKTRIKRIDANRILIPKHDKMNVDGIVYVDEKLYEVLTKDESLKQVENVACLPGIVKASYAMPDIHWGYGFPIGGVAAFTVEEGVVSPGGVGYDINCGVRLIRSNLLAREVSEKIKEIIDRLFINVPSGVGSHRKDFKLSKSDLRKVVKDGAKWAVEEGYGKMGDLECIEDSGRIEGADPDSVSEKAYERGKDQLGTVGSGNHFVELGVVEEIYDEEIAKAFGLFKGQLTVLIHTGSRGFGYQICDDYIKEMLKASERYGIYLPDRQLCCAPVRSPEGKKYLAAMAAAANYAFANRQMITHWVRETFEQIFGQGYEKLGLEVVYDVCHNIAKIETHKVENTEVKVCVHRKGATRAFGPNEKILPEKYRKFGQPVIIPGDMGRASYVLCGTKKAMEETFGSTCHGAGRIMSRNEAIKTAKGREIKKELENKGIYVRAATRDTLLEEIPDAYKDVSSVVKVVHNAGISKLVAKILPLGCIKG